The genomic interval GAAACCAAACACTTCCTATGTTGCTATTGCCATTTCAAATCGTATCCTTATTGTAACAGTAAAGGTAGCATCAATAGCATCACAAAGCATGTACCATCCCACACATCATgctccattttgttttttcacacCCATTCAGATTTCTTGGATTTTGGACACACAGCACTACTACAGACAGAATGAATGTCGGAAGCCTTCCTCTCAAGGACAGAATAATGTACTGAGGGTTTGTGGGAACTGGCAGAGGAATGAGATCTGTGATGGCAGCCATCCTGAGGTTTAAATGTTGAGACTCCCTTGAGAGAACATGTCTGCTGTTCACATCTTGGTTGCTCACATGAAGTTTCTGGCTGTTCACTTCCATAGAAAGGCACCACTTTGCTCTCTGGATTAGCAGTTGCAAGACAAGACTTGTTACTATTGCTGTTGAGGTTCGAGTTAATCGTTTGCTGAGGAGTCAATATAGGCGGGAAAGAATAGCCTTCCTTAACCTCATGGCCAAGCAAACAGTTGCCACAATTGTCTGGCAAGGCAGTGCTCCCACGGCCGAGCAAATCTTTGTTTGGCTTGTCACCTTGGTGCAGGTCAGGGGTGCATTTCTCCTCAGCTGTGAACTTTTCCAACATCAGCTTATTCCTTTGGTTTCTGACAGCGTTAGTCCGGAAGGCAAAAACCAAGTCGACGAGGCTGAGGAGAAATGAGAAGCCACTGAGTCCCCAGATGAAAAGCATCATGATAGATTTTTCAGTGGGTCTGGAGATGTAGCAGTCAACAAAACTTGTACAAGGAGACTGGTTACAGGAGAAACGTCTTGGAACAAAGAATCCAAAAAGATAATAATGGCCAGCTCCAAAACCAGCTTCTATCAATATTCGCAAAAGAAGCTGAACTGTATATGCCCCTGAAAAATCAGGAATATCCATTTCATTTGCCCTGCAAGTGATTCTGCTCCTTCCCGCGCCTTTGAATTTCTTTGTAACTTTTGGGCTTACTGAAGTTTTGATCTCTTTGTATCGACGGTAAGGTGAGGAATATGCCTTCACAACTTGCCTGACCACACTGTGCAACACACAAACACCAAATACAGCATAGGGGAGTAGGATGGACACAGTCTGAATAAGCCAGAAACGAAAGTGTGACACTGGAGCAAAAATGTCATAGCAGACATTGGAGCATCCTGGTTGTAAAGTATTGCAGATAAAGCGTTCCTGCTCATCTTGGTAGAGAGGATATGCTGCTAAGAATATCACCATAAATCTCAGCAAGATCACAAGAGTTAACCAAATCTTCCCTGGAAAGGAAAAATAAGCAGAGATAAATCAACAAAAGAAGTTGTGTcctaccaaaacaaacaaacaaaaatccaaacaaacaaacaaactggagcTTGGCTAGTAACAAATTCTTAACTAGATCTTCATTTTAATTTAAGGGAAAGTAAGCATGCACAGAAAAAGTTGGCTAAGGTGAACATCACAGAGTCCTTGTTATTTGTGCTTATTTTGAGAACAACTTTTGAAGGCAACTAGTTGTCTATCTTTAAATACAGTGATGTACCAAATGCACTCCAAAAGTACTAACAATGTATTTGTTGGCACAAAATAGTGTTTTTCACATAGTGCTCTGGACTATATAtctccagtgtttcccaaactttggtccaccagttcccagaattcctgattgttggctaaaCTGGGTAGGATTTccggaagttgaagtccaaaacacctggagtacCAAAGTTAGGGAAATATACAGCCACAGTTGGGCTGAAT from Sceloporus undulatus isolate JIND9_A2432 ecotype Alabama chromosome 6, SceUnd_v1.1, whole genome shotgun sequence carries:
- the GJD4 gene encoding gap junction delta-4 protein, with the protein product MLSPFSCVGCCGFCKCLISSYSFNKGRFLQPNMECWDSLGFLIIALSYNVTIIGKIWLTLVILLRFMVIFLAAYPLYQDEQERFICNTLQPGCSNVCYDIFAPVSHFRFWLIQTVSILLPYAVFGVCVLHSVVRQVVKAYSSPYRRYKEIKTSVSPKVTKKFKGAGRSRITCRANEMDIPDFSGAYTVQLLLRILIEAGFGAGHYYLFGFFVPRRFSCNQSPCTSFVDCYISRPTEKSIMMLFIWGLSGFSFLLSLVDLVFAFRTNAVRNQRNKLMLEKFTAEEKCTPDLHQGDKPNKDLLGRGSTALPDNCGNCLLGHEVKEGYSFPPILTPQQTINSNLNSNSNKSCLATANPESKVVPFYGSEQPETSCEQPRCEQQTCSLKGVSTFKPQDGCHHRSHSSASSHKPSVHYSVLERKASDIHSVCSSAVCPKSKKSEWV